The Methanocella sp. genome window below encodes:
- a CDS encoding transketolase C-terminal domain-containing protein produces RVLLPVMVNLDGFLITHTYEPVELLDQKMVDEFLPPYKPLYALDPKNPVTMGLVAPPEVYTEARYMVHNAQIKSKEVIEEVARDFGKKFGRYQGGLIEAYKMEGAEVALVAMGSIIGSIKDAVDEMRAEGIKVGAVKVRAYRPFPVEALRDALKGAKVICVVDRNISMGMEGALFTDLKAGLYAKSSAEMLGFIAGLGGRDITIEDFKAMANKGFAKLKGEKVSEMEWYKLDADILPEGI; encoded by the coding sequence CCGGGTGCTCCTGCCCGTCATGGTCAACCTGGACGGTTTCCTCATCACCCATACGTACGAGCCCGTAGAGCTATTGGACCAGAAGATGGTGGACGAGTTCCTTCCGCCCTATAAGCCGCTGTACGCCCTCGACCCGAAGAACCCGGTGACCATGGGCCTGGTAGCGCCGCCGGAAGTCTACACCGAGGCCCGCTACATGGTGCACAATGCCCAGATAAAGTCTAAGGAAGTCATCGAGGAAGTCGCCCGGGACTTCGGTAAAAAGTTCGGGAGGTACCAGGGCGGCCTGATCGAGGCCTATAAGATGGAGGGCGCCGAAGTAGCGCTGGTCGCCATGGGGTCCATCATCGGCTCCATAAAGGACGCGGTGGACGAGATGCGCGCCGAAGGCATCAAGGTCGGCGCGGTGAAGGTGCGTGCGTACCGGCCGTTCCCGGTCGAGGCGCTGCGTGATGCGCTAAAGGGCGCCAAGGTTATCTGCGTCGTCGACAGGAACATCTCCATGGGCATGGAGGGTGCCCTGTTCACCGACCTGAAGGCCGGCCTCTACGCGAAGTCGAGCGCCGAAATGCTGGGCTTTATCGCCGGCCTGGGGGGCAGGGACATCACGATCGAGGATTTCAAGGCGATGGCGAACAAAGGGTTCGCGAAGCT